A DNA window from Sulfitobacter sp. BSw21498 contains the following coding sequences:
- a CDS encoding iron-containing alcohol dehydrogenase, with the protein MFSFYSPQALHFGRGQAAQTAALAAGFGARVLIVHGANTARAAWLIEDCHAAGLSVVRESCGAEPSLPALEAALGRIGTNQPDVVIALGGGSVIDFAKALAALIPCAGKPLDYLEGVGGGKPVETAPLPMIALPTTAGTGAEVTKNAVIAVPEHAVKVSLRDARMIPDIAIVDAALMQGAPRRVTLAAGLDAVTQVIEPYLSVKATPMTDALCQAAIPKGLAALRAIVEQDAADAWDDMAWVSTCGGLALANAGLGAVHGFAGVIGGQTGAPHGEICGALLPAVLASHVEKAKAGTQVHTRLMWVLGLIDTAFEVETGAGLSALRNWSRDMGLRDLAQMGLDPEEHAQVAKLSAGASSMKGTPFALTETELIAILRA; encoded by the coding sequence ATGTTTTCGTTCTACTCTCCGCAAGCGCTGCATTTCGGGCGTGGACAAGCTGCGCAGACCGCAGCGCTGGCGGCTGGCTTTGGCGCGCGGGTGCTGATCGTGCACGGGGCGAATACTGCCCGCGCTGCGTGGCTGATCGAAGATTGCCACGCGGCTGGGTTGTCTGTTGTCAGAGAAAGCTGTGGGGCAGAGCCAAGTTTACCTGCGCTGGAGGCCGCACTTGGCCGTATAGGCACAAATCAGCCCGATGTGGTCATCGCCCTTGGCGGTGGCTCCGTTATCGACTTTGCCAAGGCGCTTGCGGCGCTAATCCCCTGCGCGGGCAAGCCGCTGGACTACCTTGAAGGGGTAGGGGGCGGCAAACCGGTGGAGACGGCACCTTTGCCGATGATTGCCCTGCCGACCACGGCGGGCACGGGGGCTGAGGTCACCAAGAATGCGGTGATCGCTGTGCCGGAACATGCGGTCAAGGTCAGCCTGCGCGACGCGCGGATGATCCCTGACATCGCGATCGTGGATGCGGCCCTGATGCAGGGCGCACCACGCCGTGTGACCCTCGCGGCTGGGTTGGATGCGGTGACGCAGGTGATTGAACCTTACCTGTCAGTCAAAGCGACGCCGATGACGGATGCGCTGTGTCAGGCGGCCATCCCCAAAGGGCTGGCTGCGCTGCGCGCGATCGTAGAGCAGGACGCAGCAGATGCGTGGGACGACATGGCGTGGGTCAGCACCTGCGGTGGTTTGGCCCTCGCGAATGCAGGTCTGGGGGCCGTGCACGGTTTTGCCGGTGTCATCGGTGGCCAGACCGGTGCCCCGCACGGAGAGATTTGCGGTGCCTTACTGCCTGCTGTCCTTGCGTCTCACGTTGAAAAGGCAAAGGCGGGCACGCAGGTGCACACACGGTTGATGTGGGTCTTGGGCCTGATCGATACCGCATTCGAGGTGGAGACAGGGGCAGGGCTGTCTGCCTTGCGCAACTGGTCCCGCGACATGGGGTTGCGCGATCTGGCTCAGATGGGACTGGACCCCGAGGAACACGCGCAGGTGGCCAAGCTTTCGGCCGGGGCGTCATCCATGAAAGGCACGCCTTTCGCCCTGACCGAAACCGAGCTTATCGCGATCCTGCGGGCCTGA
- the ccmI gene encoding c-type cytochrome biogenesis protein CcmI, protein MSFWIIAAAGAALVTVLLARALTRGARMPAQTGAAHDVQVYRDQLAEVERDVARGVLPEADAARVRTEISRRILAADAAGQIVVAAGGKPSPVVTSVISVVLLGGSLALYWQLGAPGYGDLALQDRIARAEDMRLNRPDQATAEAELPAADLPPELSPEYQALLTRLRETVAARPDDIQGNVLLAQNEARVGNYAAAAAAQGKVVRLKGTEASVEEVSGYAELMVMAAGGYVSPEAEAVLRAVLSREVENGTARYYWGLMLVQTGRPDLAFRMWDGLLRRGPEDAPWIAPILAQIGPIATMAGVDYTVPEIGSGALRGPSAEDVDAAQDMTPAERMEMIGGMVETLSSRLATQGGPVEDWARLISSLGVLGETARARSIYENAVEVFADDPAAMDDIQRAGERAGVTE, encoded by the coding sequence ATGAGTTTCTGGATCATTGCCGCCGCCGGGGCCGCCCTTGTGACCGTATTGCTGGCACGCGCCCTGACCCGCGGGGCGCGCATGCCTGCCCAAACGGGTGCTGCGCATGACGTTCAGGTCTACCGTGACCAATTGGCCGAGGTCGAACGCGATGTGGCCCGCGGTGTTTTGCCCGAAGCCGACGCCGCCCGTGTGCGCACCGAAATCTCGCGCCGCATTCTGGCCGCTGATGCCGCAGGCCAAATCGTTGTTGCCGCGGGGGGCAAACCCTCGCCTGTCGTTACCTCGGTCATCTCGGTTGTTTTGCTGGGCGGCAGCTTGGCCCTTTACTGGCAGTTGGGTGCACCGGGGTATGGCGATCTCGCGTTGCAGGACCGCATCGCACGTGCCGAAGACATGCGCCTGAACCGTCCTGATCAAGCCACCGCCGAAGCAGAACTGCCTGCCGCCGACCTGCCACCTGAACTAAGCCCGGAGTATCAAGCCTTGCTGACGCGTCTGCGCGAAACAGTTGCCGCGCGACCCGATGATATCCAAGGCAATGTGCTGCTTGCCCAGAACGAGGCGCGCGTGGGCAACTACGCCGCCGCGGCGGCTGCACAGGGCAAGGTCGTGCGTCTGAAAGGCACGGAGGCCTCGGTTGAGGAAGTGTCGGGCTATGCCGAACTGATGGTGATGGCCGCAGGCGGCTATGTCTCGCCCGAGGCCGAAGCCGTGCTGCGTGCTGTGCTTTCGCGTGAGGTCGAGAACGGCACCGCACGCTATTATTGGGGCCTGATGTTGGTGCAGACGGGGCGCCCCGATCTGGCGTTCCGCATGTGGGACGGGTTGCTGCGTCGCGGCCCCGAAGACGCCCCCTGGATCGCGCCTATTCTCGCGCAGATCGGTCCTATCGCCACAATGGCCGGCGTGGACTATACCGTCCCCGAGATTGGCAGCGGTGCCCTGCGGGGCCCTTCGGCAGAAGATGTGGACGCAGCGCAGGACATGACCCCCGCCGAGCGTATGGAAATGATTGGCGGCATGGTTGAAACCCTGTCGTCGCGGCTGGCGACCCAAGGCGGACCCGTCGAAGATTGGGCGCGACTGATTTCGTCGTTAGGGGTGCTTGGCGAAACGGCACGCGCCCGGTCGATCTATGAAAACGCAGTAGAGGTGTTTGCCGATGACCCTGCCGCAATGGATGATATTCAACGCGCGGGCGAACGTGCCGGAGTGACTGAATGA
- the glpK gene encoding glycerol kinase GlpK, which yields MTYILAIDQGTTSTRAIVYDDTMTSIASAQEEFPQHFPQSGWVEHDPDDLWRTTQATCREAIDKAGIKAGDIAAIGITNQRETVVVWDKKTGRPIYNAIVWQDRRTASQCRTLRDAGHEEMFTDRTGLLLDPYFSGTKLAWILDNVEGARDRAAKGELLFGTVDCFLIWKLTGGASHATDATNAARTMLYDIRKGRWSRSICKLLDIPMEMLPEVKNCADDFGSTDPDILGAAVPIHGVAGDQQAATVGQACFEPGMLKSTYGTGCFALMNTGDTPVRSENRLLTTIAYQFDGKPTYALEGSIFVAGAVVQWLRDGLQIIQDSAETQGLAEQADPHQNVVLVPAFVGLGAPYWNPDCRGAVFGLTRGTGPAEMAKAALESVGYQTRDLLEAMAADWKADGVQPTLRVDGGMSASDWTMQFLSDIINAPVDRPTVHETTALGVAWLAGMHAGVYPDQERFAKSWTQETQFKPKMDDDQRDAKYALWKKAVDATLNF from the coding sequence ATGACGTATATCCTTGCCATTGACCAAGGCACCACCTCCACACGGGCCATCGTTTACGATGACACGATGACGTCCATTGCCAGCGCCCAAGAAGAATTCCCCCAGCATTTCCCCCAGTCCGGCTGGGTTGAACATGATCCCGACGATCTGTGGCGTACCACGCAGGCGACCTGCCGCGAGGCCATCGACAAGGCGGGGATCAAGGCAGGCGATATCGCGGCCATCGGCATCACCAACCAGCGCGAAACGGTCGTTGTCTGGGACAAGAAAACCGGACGCCCGATTTATAACGCCATCGTCTGGCAGGACCGCCGCACGGCCAGCCAGTGCCGCACCCTGCGCGATGCGGGCCACGAGGAAATGTTCACCGACCGCACCGGTTTGCTGCTGGACCCGTATTTCTCGGGCACCAAGCTGGCGTGGATATTGGACAACGTCGAAGGTGCACGCGACCGTGCGGCCAAGGGCGAGCTGCTGTTTGGCACCGTCGATTGCTTTTTGATCTGGAAGCTCACCGGTGGGGCCTCTCACGCGACGGACGCCACCAACGCCGCGCGGACTATGCTGTATGACATCCGCAAAGGCCGGTGGAGCCGTTCGATCTGCAAATTGCTCGACATCCCGATGGAGATGTTGCCAGAGGTCAAGAATTGCGCCGACGATTTTGGCAGCACCGATCCCGATATTCTGGGGGCTGCCGTACCGATCCACGGGGTTGCTGGCGACCAGCAGGCCGCGACCGTGGGGCAGGCGTGTTTCGAGCCGGGGATGCTGAAATCGACCTATGGCACGGGCTGTTTCGCACTGATGAACACGGGCGACACGCCGGTGCGGTCAGAAAACCGGCTGCTGACGACCATTGCCTATCAGTTCGATGGCAAGCCGACCTACGCGCTCGAAGGGTCAATCTTTGTCGCAGGTGCCGTGGTGCAATGGCTCCGCGACGGGTTGCAGATCATTCAGGATTCGGCCGAGACCCAAGGCCTGGCCGAGCAGGCGGACCCGCATCAGAACGTGGTGCTGGTGCCGGCCTTTGTCGGACTTGGCGCGCCGTATTGGAACCCCGATTGTCGCGGCGCTGTCTTTGGTCTGACCCGCGGTACGGGGCCTGCCGAAATGGCCAAGGCAGCGCTGGAAAGCGTCGGTTACCAGACACGCGACTTGCTGGAAGCGATGGCCGCCGACTGGAAAGCCGATGGCGTGCAGCCTACTTTGCGGGTGGATGGCGGCATGTCTGCCAGCGACTGGACTATGCAATTCCTGTCCGACATCATCAACGCTCCCGTCGACCGGCCCACGGTGCATGAAACCACGGCACTTGGGGTGGCGTGGCTTGCGGGGATGCACGCGGGTGTTTATCCTGATCAGGAACGGTTCGCGAAATCGTGGACGCAGGAAACCCAATTCAAGCCGAAAATGGACGATGACCAGCGCGACGCGAAATATGCGCTCTGGAAAAAGGCCGTTGACGCGACCCTGAATTTTTAA
- a CDS encoding DUF1289 domain-containing protein, producing the protein MSDDIWKRDEVESPCVKLCVVHPETRLCTGCFRSIDEIGAWSRMSPHERRSVMADLPSRAGTLAKRRGGRAARLKRGAND; encoded by the coding sequence ATGAGCGACGATATCTGGAAACGGGACGAAGTAGAAAGCCCCTGCGTAAAGCTCTGCGTGGTGCATCCCGAGACCCGTTTGTGCACAGGTTGCTTTCGTTCCATCGACGAAATCGGTGCCTGGTCGCGAATGTCGCCCCACGAACGCCGTAGCGTCATGGCCGACCTTCCATCGCGGGCGGGAACATTGGCAAAACGGCGTGGCGGTCGGGCCGCACGGCTAAAACGCGGTGCCAACGATTAA
- a CDS encoding class 1 fructose-bisphosphatase: MTAPTLRRYLTQNNFDPDLVFLLEDIASASRLIAGLVRRGAFEGNLGAAGEINVQGEAQKTLDIMANDVFERECANSPRLAALVSEEVEEVTWLKEPQKGDYLLYFDPLDGSSNLDVNLSVGSIFSVMQVQADGDRNVLHNGRNQICAGYAIYGPSTMFVLTKGDEVAGFSSDPDTGEFSLTHPQMTVPAETSEYAINTSRARYWYAPVSRYVDEAVAGKEGPRGRSFNMRWTASMVADVHRILTRGGVFLYPADSNNQKTGGKLRLMYEANPMAMVIEAAGGAASTGQGAIMDVAPTAPHQRVPVILGSRDEVAVLDAYHADATDS; the protein is encoded by the coding sequence ATGACAGCCCCCACGCTTCGCCGGTATCTGACGCAAAACAACTTTGACCCCGATCTGGTCTTTCTGCTTGAAGACATCGCATCTGCGTCGCGTTTGATCGCAGGTCTGGTACGCCGTGGCGCGTTCGAGGGCAACCTTGGTGCCGCCGGAGAGATCAACGTGCAGGGCGAGGCGCAAAAGACGCTCGATATTATGGCCAACGATGTGTTCGAGCGTGAGTGTGCCAACAGCCCGCGTCTGGCCGCGCTTGTGTCCGAAGAGGTCGAAGAGGTCACCTGGCTGAAAGAGCCGCAAAAGGGCGACTACCTGCTGTATTTCGATCCGCTGGACGGGTCGTCCAACCTTGATGTGAACCTGTCTGTGGGGTCGATCTTTTCGGTGATGCAGGTGCAGGCCGATGGCGACCGCAATGTGCTGCACAACGGGCGCAACCAGATTTGCGCGGGCTATGCGATCTATGGCCCCTCGACCATGTTTGTCCTCACCAAGGGCGACGAAGTGGCGGGCTTTAGCAGCGATCCTGATACGGGCGAATTCAGCCTGACGCATCCCCAGATGACCGTGCCGGCAGAGACCTCGGAATACGCGATCAACACGTCTCGCGCACGTTATTGGTACGCGCCTGTCAGCCGCTATGTGGACGAGGCCGTCGCCGGGAAGGAAGGCCCTCGTGGCCGGTCGTTCAACATGCGCTGGACCGCGTCGATGGTTGCAGACGTGCACCGCATCCTGACGCGTGGGGGCGTGTTCCTGTATCCCGCGGACAGCAACAATCAAAAGACCGGCGGCAAGCTGCGTCTGATGTACGAGGCGAACCCGATGGCGATGGTGATCGAGGCCGCGGGCGGTGCTGCCTCTACAGGCCAAGGCGCGATCATGGATGTCGCCCCCACGGCACCGCACCAGCGCGTGCCGGTGATCCTTGGTTCGCGCGACGAGGTTGCCGTGCTCGACGCCTATCACGCAGATGCCACAGACAGCTAA
- the ruvX gene encoding Holliday junction resolvase RuvX gives MIYDDITEFAAALPPMQALIGLDLGEKTIGVAVTDSFLSIATPLETVRRKKFGVDAARLSEIIAARRIGGLVLGLPRNMDGSEGARCQSTRAFARNFDRLGDIPIGFWDERLSTVAAERALLEADTSRRRRAEVIDHVAAGYILQGALDRLRVIKAQGTSA, from the coding sequence ATGATCTATGACGACATCACCGAATTCGCCGCCGCCCTGCCCCCGATGCAGGCGCTGATCGGCCTGGACCTTGGCGAGAAAACCATCGGCGTTGCTGTCACGGACAGCTTTCTGTCTATCGCCACGCCGCTGGAAACCGTGCGCCGGAAAAAGTTTGGCGTCGACGCTGCCCGCCTGTCAGAGATCATCGCCGCGCGCAGGATTGGCGGGCTGGTGCTGGGACTGCCCCGCAATATGGACGGATCAGAAGGCGCGCGCTGTCAGTCCACGCGGGCCTTTGCGCGCAACTTTGACCGGTTGGGGGATATCCCCATCGGGTTCTGGGATGAACGGCTCAGCACGGTCGCGGCGGAACGCGCCCTGCTCGAGGCTGACACGTCGCGCCGACGCCGCGCCGAGGTGATCGACCACGTGGCTGCGGGCTATATCTTGCAAGGGGCGCTGGATCGCTTACGTGTCATCAAGGCGCAAGGGACATCGGCATAG
- a CDS encoding DUF2160 domain-containing protein, which translates to MDWMAWTWPTAAFFGIIAVTLITFTILAIKFPEVPRTGILGMETTRGDRLFITLLGSAFINLAWLGLLSAPQWGALVVCLFYAIAVFRWV; encoded by the coding sequence ATGGACTGGATGGCTTGGACTTGGCCCACCGCCGCTTTCTTTGGGATCATCGCGGTGACGTTGATCACCTTTACGATCCTTGCAATCAAATTCCCCGAAGTGCCGCGCACCGGTATACTGGGGATGGAAACGACGCGCGGTGACCGTTTGTTCATCACGCTTCTGGGCTCGGCCTTTATCAATCTGGCTTGGCTCGGGCTGCTCAGTGCACCCCAATGGGGGGCATTGGTTGTCTGCCTTTTCTATGCCATCGCGGTTTTCCGCTGGGTATAA
- a CDS encoding sarcosine oxidase subunit beta family protein yields MKKYSAFAVAREALRHHTGWQRAWRDAQPKKRYDVIIVGAGGHGLATAYYLGKNFGITNVAILEKGWLGGGNTGRNTTIIRSNYLQDPSAAIYEKSRSLYETMSQDLNYNVMFSPRGVIMLAQTHHEVRGYQRTAHANALQGVQTDFIGPEKVKELVPIINIDGPRYPVLGGLWQKRGGTARHDAVAWGYARACSDMGMDVIQKCEVTGIRQENGKVAGVSTNRGDIDCDKLGMVVAGHSGHLADMAGFRLPIESVALQALVSEPIKPCMDVVIMANTVHGYMSQSDKGEMVIGGGTDGYNNYTQRGSFHHIEETVRALVETFPMVSRLKMLRQWGGIVDVTGDRSPILSKTPVEGVFVNCGWGTGGFKAIPGSGWAMAELMAKGRSPLTDAFGLNRFQEGRFIDESVAAGVAH; encoded by the coding sequence ATGAAGAAATACTCAGCTTTTGCCGTCGCCCGCGAAGCTCTGCGCCATCACACCGGTTGGCAGCGGGCTTGGCGCGATGCGCAGCCCAAGAAACGCTATGACGTGATCATTGTCGGGGCCGGCGGGCATGGTCTGGCGACGGCCTACTACTTGGGTAAAAACTTTGGCATCACCAATGTCGCGATCCTTGAAAAAGGCTGGTTGGGGGGGGGTAACACGGGCCGCAACACGACGATCATCCGCTCCAACTACCTGCAAGACCCCTCTGCTGCGATCTACGAAAAGTCGCGGTCGCTGTATGAAACCATGAGCCAGGACCTGAACTATAACGTCATGTTCAGCCCGCGCGGCGTGATCATGTTGGCGCAGACCCACCACGAGGTGCGCGGCTATCAACGTACCGCCCATGCCAACGCGCTTCAGGGGGTGCAAACCGATTTTATCGGGCCTGAAAAGGTCAAAGAACTGGTGCCGATCATCAACATCGACGGGCCGCGCTATCCGGTTCTGGGCGGGCTCTGGCAAAAGCGCGGCGGCACGGCGCGCCATGACGCTGTGGCGTGGGGCTATGCGCGGGCGTGCTCTGATATGGGCATGGACGTGATCCAGAAATGCGAAGTCACCGGTATCCGGCAGGAAAATGGCAAAGTCGCCGGCGTCTCTACCAACCGGGGCGACATTGATTGCGACAAGCTTGGTATGGTCGTCGCGGGGCACTCGGGGCATTTGGCGGATATGGCGGGCTTCCGTCTGCCAATCGAATCCGTCGCGCTTCAGGCGCTGGTGTCCGAACCGATCAAACCCTGCATGGATGTGGTGATCATGGCCAATACCGTGCACGGCTACATGAGCCAGTCTGATAAGGGCGAGATGGTGATTGGCGGCGGTACCGACGGGTACAACAACTACACCCAACGTGGGTCATTCCATCACATCGAAGAAACTGTGCGCGCCCTGGTGGAAACCTTCCCGATGGTATCGCGGCTCAAGATGCTGCGCCAGTGGGGCGGGATCGTGGATGTCACGGGGGACCGGTCTCCGATCCTGTCGAAAACGCCGGTGGAGGGCGTATTTGTGAACTGCGGCTGGGGCACCGGCGGGTTCAAGGCAATCCCAGGATCAGGCTGGGCCATGGCAGAACTGATGGCCAAGGGGCGGTCACCATTGACCGACGCATTTGGGCTCAACCGGTTCCAGGAAGGGCGCTTTATCGACGAATCCGTGGCGGCAGGGGTGGCCCATTGA
- a CDS encoding ABC transporter substrate-binding protein: MNLRLKGTTAIGLAACMFAAPAFADMEAAKAFLDKEIGDLSALSREDQEAELQFFVDAAKPFEGMAINVVSETIGTHTYESTVLAPAFEAITGIKVTHDLIGEGDVVEKLQTQMQSGENIYDAYINDSDLIGTHWRYQQARNLSDWMEGEGKAVTNPGLDLEDFIGLSFTTGPDGKIYQLPDQQFANLYWFRYDWFNDEQNKADFKEKFGYDLGVPVNWSAYEDIAEFFTGRDLSRLGVEGDVFGNMDYGKKDPSLGWRYTDAWLSMAGAGDVGEPNGLPVDEWGIRVNENSQPVGSCVARGGATNGPAAVYAVTKAIEWLQKYSPPAAAGMTFSEAGPIPAQGNVAQQMFWYTAFTAASVEPDLPVMNEDGTPKWRMAPSPHGAYWTEGTKIGYQDAGSWTLMKSTPVDRAQAAWLYAQFVTSKTVDVKKSHVGLTFIRESSIQHESFTERAPKLGGLVEFYRSPARVQWSPTGTNVPDYPKLAQLWWQNIGDAMSGAKTPQEALDALCADQEKVLIRLERAGVQGEFGPKMNEERDPEYWLSQPGSPKAKLESEDEEPQTIAYDELIKSWQ; encoded by the coding sequence ATGAACTTGCGCTTAAAGGGAACGACTGCGATCGGACTTGCTGCTTGCATGTTTGCCGCACCTGCGTTCGCCGACATGGAGGCCGCAAAGGCTTTCCTTGATAAGGAAATCGGCGATCTGTCCGCGCTGTCGCGGGAAGACCAAGAAGCCGAACTGCAGTTCTTTGTCGACGCTGCAAAACCGTTTGAAGGCATGGCGATCAACGTTGTGTCCGAAACAATCGGCACGCACACATATGAATCCACAGTTCTGGCCCCCGCATTCGAAGCGATCACCGGCATCAAGGTCACCCATGACCTGATCGGCGAAGGTGACGTTGTCGAAAAGCTGCAAACACAGATGCAGTCGGGCGAGAACATTTATGACGCCTATATCAACGACTCCGACCTGATCGGGACGCACTGGCGTTATCAACAAGCCCGCAATCTGTCCGACTGGATGGAAGGCGAAGGCAAGGCCGTGACCAACCCCGGTCTCGACCTCGAAGACTTCATCGGGCTGTCGTTCACAACCGGCCCCGATGGCAAGATCTACCAGCTGCCCGATCAACAGTTCGCGAATTTGTACTGGTTCCGCTACGATTGGTTCAACGACGAACAGAACAAGGCCGACTTCAAAGAGAAGTTTGGGTATGATCTGGGCGTTCCGGTCAACTGGTCCGCATACGAAGACATCGCCGAATTCTTCACCGGTCGCGACCTGTCGCGTCTTGGCGTTGAAGGCGACGTCTTTGGCAACATGGACTACGGCAAAAAAGACCCGTCGCTTGGCTGGCGCTACACTGATGCGTGGCTGTCGATGGCTGGTGCCGGGGACGTAGGCGAACCAAACGGTCTGCCCGTCGATGAATGGGGTATCCGCGTCAACGAAAACTCGCAGCCTGTGGGTTCTTGCGTTGCGCGTGGTGGTGCCACAAACGGTCCAGCAGCGGTCTATGCTGTGACCAAAGCGATCGAATGGCTGCAAAAGTATTCGCCTCCGGCGGCTGCAGGCATGACCTTCTCTGAAGCGGGCCCAATTCCGGCGCAGGGCAACGTCGCCCAGCAGATGTTCTGGTACACCGCCTTTACCGCAGCATCGGTAGAGCCTGATCTGCCCGTGATGAACGAAGATGGCACGCCGAAATGGCGCATGGCACCTTCGCCCCACGGTGCATATTGGACCGAAGGCACCAAGATCGGGTATCAGGATGCCGGATCGTGGACGCTGATGAAATCCACTCCGGTGGACCGTGCACAGGCCGCTTGGCTCTATGCGCAGTTCGTCACCTCCAAGACAGTGGACGTAAAGAAAAGCCACGTTGGCCTGACCTTCATTCGTGAATCGTCGATCCAGCACGAAAGCTTTACAGAGCGTGCACCGAAACTGGGTGGTCTGGTTGAATTCTACCGTTCGCCAGCGCGCGTTCAGTGGTCCCCAACGGGTACCAACGTGCCTGACTATCCGAAGCTGGCGCAGCTGTGGTGGCAGAACATCGGCGACGCAATGTCCGGTGCGAAGACACCTCAGGAAGCGCTGGATGCACTGTGCGCCGATCAGGAAAAAGTCCTGATCCGTCTGGAGCGCGCAGGCGTTCAAGGGGAATTTGGCCCCAAGATGAACGAAGAGCGTGACCCGGAGTACTGGCTGTCGCAGCCCGGTTCGCCCAAAGCGAAACTCGAAAGCGAAGACGAAGAGCCACAGACCATCGCTTATGATGAGCTGATCAAATCCTGGCAGTAA
- the dusA gene encoding tRNA dihydrouridine(20/20a) synthase DusA, with protein sequence MGYKSNITRASRLSVAPMMDWTDRHCRYMHRLFSQETLLYTEMVTSPALVRGGAVHLLDHDVSEHPVALQLGGSDPDELAEAARIGAQAGYDEINLNVGCPSDRVQSGFFGAVLMEQPALVAKSVAAMRRAVDVDVTVKCRIGVDDQNPAEVLPEFLAQIVGAGCERVTIHARKAWLQGLSPKENRDIPPLDYEIVHRMKGLFPNLHISVNGGITSLDQAEAFLDAGLDGVMIGRSAYHNPTDILAQADRRIYGTAQDTTPEDVVAQMLPYIDAHLDQGGRLNQITRHMMGLFAGRTGARVWRRTLSEQASRPGADRQVLLEALDAMQTLAEAQEAL encoded by the coding sequence ATGGGATATAAATCCAATATCACCCGCGCTTCACGGCTATCCGTTGCACCCATGATGGACTGGACCGACCGTCATTGCCGCTACATGCACCGGCTGTTTTCGCAAGAGACGTTGCTTTATACGGAAATGGTGACCTCGCCAGCTTTGGTGCGCGGCGGTGCTGTGCATTTGCTGGATCATGATGTGTCAGAGCATCCCGTGGCCTTGCAGCTTGGCGGGTCCGATCCGGACGAGCTGGCAGAGGCGGCGCGGATCGGCGCGCAGGCGGGGTATGACGAGATCAACCTGAACGTGGGTTGCCCGTCGGATCGGGTGCAGTCGGGCTTCTTTGGCGCGGTGTTGATGGAGCAGCCGGCCCTTGTGGCCAAATCCGTCGCGGCCATGCGCCGCGCGGTTGATGTGGACGTCACGGTCAAATGTCGGATCGGTGTCGATGACCAGAACCCCGCAGAGGTGCTGCCCGAATTTTTGGCTCAGATCGTCGGTGCGGGCTGCGAACGGGTGACGATCCACGCGCGCAAGGCGTGGCTGCAAGGGTTGAGCCCCAAGGAAAACCGCGACATCCCGCCGTTGGACTACGAGATTGTCCACCGGATGAAGGGGCTGTTCCCGAATCTGCATATCTCGGTTAACGGCGGCATCACGTCGCTTGATCAGGCAGAGGCGTTTCTGGACGCAGGGCTGGACGGTGTGATGATCGGGCGCAGCGCCTATCACAATCCAACCGATATCTTGGCCCAAGCAGATCGCCGGATTTACGGCACGGCGCAAGACACCACCCCCGAAGATGTAGTGGCGCAAATGCTGCCCTATATCGACGCGCATCTTGATCAGGGCGGCAGGCTGAACCAGATCACGCGGCATATGATGGGCCTCTTCGCGGGGCGCACCGGCGCGCGGGTCTGGCGAAGGACACTGTCCGAGCAAGCCTCTCGACCCGGTGCCGACCGTCAGGTCTTGCTCGAAGCACTGGACGCCATGCAGACATTGGCCGAAGCCCAAGAGGCGCTATAG
- a CDS encoding sarcosine oxidase subunit delta: MLILTCPNCGITAEETEFHAGGEAHLKRFGPGSSDTEFEQYLFMRDNPKGVHFERWRHVYGCGKWFHAARDTMTLEVFGTYTAQTSTVPQDTINKIKDRRPDWQASTAP; this comes from the coding sequence ATGCTAATCCTGACTTGTCCCAACTGTGGCATCACCGCCGAGGAAACCGAATTTCACGCCGGCGGCGAGGCGCATCTGAAACGGTTCGGCCCGGGTTCCTCTGATACCGAATTCGAGCAATACCTGTTTATGCGTGACAACCCCAAGGGCGTGCATTTCGAACGCTGGCGCCATGTCTATGGGTGCGGCAAGTGGTTTCACGCCGCGCGCGATACCATGACGCTCGAGGTGTTCGGGACCTATACCGCCCAGACCAGCACCGTTCCGCAAGATACCATCAACAAGATTAAGGACCGTCGCCCCGACTGGCAGGCATCGACCGCCCCATGA